The stretch of DNA tcacgcaatcaacctcgcaaggaagatctaaagattaagctcgcaaacctaatcagaataatgctcacaaatgtaaacaattttattgCTGGAAATTCGATGGTGTTTCCCTGATCATACACGGCCTAATATACTCTTAAACGAGGTCACAATTCGACCCAAACCCTAGCTTGGAAATTAAGCTATCtttccctttcctaaactaactaggaaaattattcccctttcctaaactaactaggaaagtaattaaaatactaataactagaatacaatcagatttagggtattctaatttgactaggattaggaaaatctagctttcctaactttattagaaatagtgattaactaacttattattctacacgatttaggaaaccgtgtatcctaatCATCCTAGGGGCCGTGATATGCGGCTCCCGCAGCCGTGTTATGCAGCTCCCATGCCTTCCCATTTTAGCATCAACACATTACTCGATCcaagctcaaatccttttactagttgagttacatttcgactaataaggatctcatttgcttgttccgaacatgctcctgcatcattctctccttctttttgagaatttgccctcaaatcctcgtcTTCTAGATACGGTGATAGGTCGCCTACATTGAATGTCGCGCTCACCCCACCATATTCACTCGGTAACTCCAGCTTGTATGCGTTAGAACCATAACATTCGAGGATCTTGAATGGACCATCTGCTCGCGGCATCAACTTATTCTTCCTTTTGGACGGAAATCGTTCCTTTCTCAAATGTAACCACACAAGATCACCTTCCTTGAAAACAGTTTGCTTTCGATGTTTATTAGCCTTCTCTTTGTATttagcatttgccttctcaattTGAGCTCGAACTTGTTCACATACTCGGAGAAATGCAGCTTGTCTTTCTTTGGCTTCAAAACTTaacacatctttctttggaatggGCACTAAATCGATTGGCAGGTATGGATTCACGCCATAGACAATCTCGAAGGGAGCTCGTCCCCGTCGTCATTGATGGTGTACGATTATAAGCGAATTCAAAGATGCGCCAATTTGATATCCCAATCCTTTGTGCTTTTACTAACCAATCCTCGCAATAGACTCCCTAGAGTACGGTTGGTTACCTCGGTCTGACCATCGGTTTGTGGATGGTGTGATGTACTGAAAAGAAGCTTAGTTCCCATCAAACGCCATAACGTTTTCCCGAAGTAACTAAGAAACTTCACATCTCGATCTGAAACAATAGTAAGAGGTATTCCATGTAATCGAACGATCTCTCTATAGTACAAATCAACCACTTTAGTTGCATCATCAGTCTTGTGACACGGAATAAAATGCGCCATCTTCGAGAATCGATCAACTACCACCATAATCGAGTCCTTACCCCTCCGAGTTCTCGGCAAACCAAGgataaaatccatgcttacctCATTCCACGGTTGCACGTGCAGGGCAGGTGTATACAAGCCTTTGTTGAACGTACTTTTAGCCTTTTGACATACCACGCATTTCGCCACGATTTCTTGTACGTCCTTAATCATTCTCGGCCAAAGAAATGTTCACTTAGGATGTCACTCGTCTTATTAACTCCAAAGTGTCCAGCAATAGCCCCGCCATGAGCTTCACGTACCAACAACTCCCTAATCGACCCATTCGGAATGCATAGCCGATTACCCTTGAAGAGATAGCCATCCTGAACAGTATACAAACCTGTCGGATCAATGATTTCCTTTGAAAATTCTGGATCAGACTTGTACAGTTCCTTGATATGTTCGAAACCAAGAATCCTTGCATCCAACTCAATCAACAATGAATGCCTTCGTGATAATGCATCAGCCACGATATTAGAACTTCCCgtcttatattttgaagaaaacgtGAATGATTGCAAGAATTCTACCCATTTGACATGTCTTTGATTTAACTTTTGCTGTCCATGGATGTGTTTAAGAGCCTCGTGATCAGAATGTAAAATAAACGGTTTCGGACgcagataatgactccaatgatcCAATGCTCTCACGATTGCATAAAACTCCTTGTCATAGGTTGAATAGTTCAACCTTGCACCGTTTAATTTCTCGCTGAAATATGCAATAGGTCTCTTTTCTTGTATTAACACGGCACCAATCCCAACACCACTtgcatcacactcgacttcaaacaatttattaaaatcaGGTAGTGCTAAAACAGGTCCGGAGCATAGCTTGCGTTTCACTTCTTCAAACGCCTTTTGGGCGCTGTTAGTCCACACGAACTCTCCCTTCTTGGTTAGCTCTGTAATTGGAGCCACAATCGAGCTAAAACCCTGGATGAACCGTCTATAAAATGATGCTAAACCATGAAAGCTTCGCACCTCTGTAGTTGATTTCGGAACTGGCCAGGCTTGAATAGCATCGACCTTAGATGGGTCCATACTTACTCCGTCTTTTCCCACAATATAACCAAGAAAGACAACACTTGAGACCATAAAAGTACATTTTTCCATCTTACCATAAAGCTTCTGATCTCGCAAAACTTCAAACACAGCTCGCAAATGTCGTTTGTGCGACTCTTCATCTTTGCTATAAATCAGGATGTCGTCAAGATAGACCACCACAAATTTGTTAAGGAATggccttaacacttcattcatcaaccaaataaacgaactaggagcattgcacaatccaaacggcatcacaagccattcatataacccttgcttcgttttaaacgcggtcttccactcatccccttctctaatcctcatttgatggtagccactcctcaaatccagtttagaaaagacactcgaaccagaaagttcgtcaagcatatcatcaagtcttggcataggaaagcgatatttgattgtaatgttatttaccgctctactatcaatgcacattctccaagtCCCTTCCTTCTTTGGCACTAATAACGCAGGCACCGCACATGGACTTAAGCTCTCTTGAACATATCCCCTATCTATCAATTCTTGGACTTGTCTCTGTAACTCCTTTGCTTCCTCTGGATTACAGCGATAGGCCGGCTTATTAGGCAATGCCGCCCCTGGAATCAGATCTATTTGGTGTTCAATACCACGTAAAGGAGGTAACCCATCCGGTAATTCATCCGGAAACACATCCCGGAACTCTTCTAACAACCCCTGTACCTCACGGTCATCACACACACCAACGGACCCCAATTCACGAACCAGCAAAGACATAAGTTCGTTCCCCACGAGCTAAAGCCTCTTCAACCTCCCGAGCCTCCATAAACATACTCCCCTTCTTTGTTTTAGACTCTTTAATCTTATTAGGTGACATAGGTTTCAGATTATATCTCACATTACCCTTCATCACGCTATACACATTGGCTCTCCCGTCATGTTCAACCTTTCTATCGAATTGCCAAGGCCTACCCAACAGAATGTGGCATGCATTCATAGGAATTATatcgcaccacacctcatcagtatAGGGTCCTAGACTCAACGAAACTAAGGCTTGTTTCTTAACTTGGATCCCATTCTCCCCATTCAGCCAATGTAATTTATATGGTTTAACTCGGTCTTTAGTTTGCAATTTCAGTTCATCAACAAGATCCCTTGCTACTACATTAGCACACGATCCACTATCAATaataagattgcaaattttacggTTTACCTTGCACCGAGTATGGAAGATTTGCTCCCGTTGTTCATTCTCAGCTGAACCCGTTTCCATATGTAAATTACGCAGCACTAAACACTCCTCGtcactcaacggatccaaatcatAGACTATTCCTTTACCATCAGCTTCAACATTCTCTTGAGCTGTTTCCTCCTCTGGCGTGACAAATACAGGAATCATATCATACAATTCTTGCGCTGTTAGGGCTCGTTTCTGAGGACATTCGTTTGCTATATGACCATAGCCTTGACACTTGAAACAACGCCTCAAAGAACTCCCTTTTGGCTCGGCAACATCCTTTCCTTTGTCCTTGGGTTCTTCTTTCGGGGTTTCTTTAGCCTTGCTAGAGTCGGCCGGAATACGAATTTGTTCCCGAACTTTGTCCCTTGGAGTAAGTATAAGGTTTTCGTGCCTTATCATGCTTTTCAAATTTTAACGCCAATCTGCAGACATCGCTAAATCCATCGAAATTCTGAATTTCTACCTTCGTTGAAATTGCGGGTGTTAGGCCCTTGATGAATCTCGCCACTCTTAGCTCTTCTTTCTCCTCAAGATCGCATACGATTGACATCTTTtcgaattctttgatataatcagtCACGGACATGCTTCCTTGCTCTAAAGATTGGAGCTTTAAGTAGTTATCTTGTTCATAATCCCTTGGCAGGAATCGCCTCATCAAGTGCTTTTTTAATTTGATCCAAGATTCGATCTTGTCTTTGCCTTCCTTTCTCCTCTGTTTTTTCAGATTTTCGTACCATAAAGATGCATACTTTGTAAGCTTCAGGAttgcaactttaaattgcttcttGTCATCGTATTCTTTATATTCGAAAACCCTCTCAGCTTGTCTTACCCAATCCAGAAATTTTTCCGGATCCATCTCGCCATCAAAGTCTGGAATATCGAGTTTTAAACCCcgatcatcatcgttcttattttttgacttcctctttggCTACTCGTCCTCTTCTTCAGATTCGGATGGAGTGTCCGattcttttttcttctctttagccTTCAACATGCTTGCTATGTTTTTTTAACACATAAGCCATCTGAGCCATCTCCAACTTCAGCTCGTTATGACCATCTTCCCATGTTTTCGGACCTTCTTCACCATCTTTAACCATGATTAGCAACGTCCCAAGACAGATCTATTAAGGAATAAATCAACTTAGCTCAcgtaaccaatttgatgtaaaacagGATGGAAAAACGAGAATGAACAGATCGTTGAACTGTTCGTTTGAGTTTGTTAATTCTGTGATTGTGTATGTCGTGATATTTGGTAAATTTGCGCGAAATTGATTTGTTTGGACTGATTATTTCGTGATTATGGATGTAAcctggatagtatggtgaattcctagtcctaacctcgcaaggtgtcaaacgcagattcacgcaatcaacctcgcaaggaagatctaaagattaagctcgcaaacctaatcagaataatgctcacaaatgtaaacaattttattgCTGGAAATTCGATGGTGTTTCCCTGATCATACACGGCCTAATATACTCTTAAACGAGGTCACAATTCGACCCAAACCCTAGCTTGGAAATTAAGCTATCtttccctttcctaaactaactaggaaaattattcccctttcctaaactaactaggaaagtaattaaaatactaataactagaatacaatcagatttagggtattctaatttgactaggattaggaaaatctagctttcctaactttattagaaatagtgattaactaacttattattctacacgatttaggaaaccgtgtatcctaatCATCCTAGGGGTCGTGATATGCGGCTCCGAGCCGTGTTATGCGGCTCCCATGCCTTCCCATTTTAGCATCAACACATTACTCGATCcaagctcaaatccttttactagttgagttacatttcgactaataaggatctcatttgcttgttccgaacatgctcctgcatcaaatggtttaaacaacgagtcacatggactaacgaacaaggacaaatggtttacacaacgagtcacaaggacaaatggtttacacaaagagtcacaagactaatgaacaaggacaaattgttcacacaacaagtcacatggactaaagaacaaggacaaatggctcacacaacgatttagaaggactaatgaacaagggaaaatagtttacacaatgagttagaaggactaatgaacatggacaaatgattcaaacaacgagtcacaaggactaatgaacaaggaaaaatggttcacataacaagtcacaataacaaggacaaatggtttacacaacgagtcgcaagaactaaaaaacaaggacaaattgtttaaacaacgagtcacaaggactaaagaacaaagacaaatggttcacacaacgagtcacaaagtctaaagaacaaggacaaatagtttacacaatgattcacaaggactaaagaacaaggacaaatggttcatacaacgagtcacaaggactaatgaacaaggacaaatagttttgATGTAAAACTATATGAACAAACGTGATTAAACAGTGCGACAGACTGTTCGTTCTCAGGATAGGATAAATTCGTGTATGTTTGTAGATGTAATGGGTAAATTGGCAGCGGAATTGTGTTTGTTGTCTTTGTATATTTCGTGAATTTGGATGTAAcctggatagtatggtgaatctcgctctccgcctcgcaaggtacgaactcgaaacactcacaaacaacctcgcaaggaagattaAAGACTAAACTCGCAAGCCTAATCAAAACAAAGTTCACAATGGAAACTTCTATTAAAATTCTGAATCTCACGTGTTGAACAATGTCATACACGGTCCTTATTTATACTTCTACTTAGCTTGACTAATAAgctatctttcctaattctactcGATGTTAGAAATCcgactcgagatctaattccttaGCTTGCTCCTCAAGCTATCTACTCCttccctaaactaactaggaaagttattaaactaataataattaaaatacaatcagatttagggtattctaattaaactaggattaggaaatatctagctttcctaactttattcAGAAACAGTAAATTAATCTAAATAATAAatcctacacgatttaggaaatcGTGTATCCTACTTGGCCTAGGGAACCGTGTCCAGCAGCTATGTGGCCGATTTTGAGCTTCTTGATGTCTTGATGCAAACCACATTTTAGCATAATCTTGCTCGTTGGAACAAACCCGAATCCTTTTACCATTTGATTTATCCTCCGAGTATGCTTCTGCATCATACTCTCCttcttttgattttaaatttgacctcaaatttcgATCATGCATGCTTTGCCACCGGATCAAAAAACGTACCGCACAAGCCGAATCATAATTCTAATGACAGTCTTAGTTAAGATTCTTTCGACTTCCTCTGTAGTAGCAATCTTCTTGTGGCTTTTATGATCTTCGAACCACTCCTGCTTGTGCCTTCCACCCCGCCTCCCTCCTTGCACAAGTAATGAAAAATTGAAATAGCACTTGCTTTGGCTAGTAAGTTCACCGTGAGCATCTACTAGTACCGAACTCAAAAACCAACAGCACTGATAATCTTCAACACCTAGCTTCTTGTTAATCGATTTATCAAGTGGTGATTGATaaagttctttatcttgaaagttTGAACAATCATTAACATGTGACAATGCCCTACCCAATATCAGTTTATTATCATCAATTGTTTCAGCCTTGGACAGATTCGAAAATACCTCGTGCTCACTGACAATTAGTTCGTCAACCAAGCCCCTTTCAACCTGTTGCTCATCCTCGTCAATAGCATCATTGCAAGACTCGAACTTTTCCTCCTT from Silene latifolia isolate original U9 population chromosome 10, ASM4854445v1, whole genome shotgun sequence encodes:
- the LOC141607644 gene encoding uncharacterized protein LOC141607644 yields the protein MDPEKFLDWVRQAERVFEYKEYDDKKQFKVAILKLTKYASLWYENLKKQRRKEGKDKIESWIKLKKHLMRRFLPRDYEQDNYLKLQSLEQGSMSVTDYIKEFEKMSIVCDLEEKEELRVARFIKGLTPAISTKVEIQNFDGFSDVCRLALKFEKHDKARKPYTYSKGQSSGTNSYSGRL